The genomic region cttGGTGAAAGTTGTTGGCTCAATGGAACCTTCTATCGAAATATGGGATCTTGACATTGTATGTGTGGATTATTGATATTAATCCAACTAGAATATTGATATTTCCTATTACCATATGAAGTAAAAGGGACACATAAATTATGGAGGAAAGACTTTCAATTTATATAAAGAGTTTTATGGCTCAAAGAGTTTCTTTCCTCCACCAGGGCTGGTCGCTTTGCCACATGACTTTGCTACAAATACCACTTTGTCCATGTCAATCGTCTTGTGGGAACTAGCTTGCACACGCTTGGAATGTTCGCTTTCTAGACAATAATACAGCATTGTGGAGATGGATTTATGTTTTGGCGTTGAGTATGAATCAACAACTTTTGTCTAAGATTGCAATCAACAGTTTTTGGTTGCAATCTTAGACAGAAAGTTGTTGATTTTCACTCAACGCCATGTCTTCAATAATATATTGTTTCTTAAAGCTCACTAGCTAGCTCTATGAATAATATGGATATTGTCTAATGATGTACTCGTAGTGAGAGACAAACGAAGAGAATGCGGTTATTATATATAGGGCAGAGAGGAGCTGGAAACAGAGAAAGTCcatttcaaacttcaaatacttggaaaaaaaCGAAAACTAAGAACATAAAAAGGTAGATTAGGAGAGTTTTTAAGTGTTCGTATTGGTCAAAACAAGCGTAATTGGTTGCGTGCGTCAGTGCGTGTTGCTCATGATATCAACCAATAATTCCACTTGAAAAACAGAATTATTACTACGTACTTTTGATAATCAAGTTTTGGGCAAGCATGCTTTTCCTACAATCACGCTATATGTAAAAAATACTTcgtcaattaattaaaaaaaaaaaaaaagcatgtagTAGTAAGAATTGTTAACATTAAATATAATGTTATCAGAAATAATATTTCCCATTcaaaaattcccaaaaaaaaaaaaatcaaatacattgCACTAAGCTATTTTCTAGCTAGTTCAACTTTGTAAGTGATCGTGACAATTTAGACAACCATGTGCTTGACTTCGTCAGTACAATTAATATGGCTCCTATCCTATTATTTGTAACGATACATGGGCAATTTCTAATGACAACCTATAGTCACTATTTCGGTCCTCCTTGGACTAAAAGTGGGTTTGGATCCAGCGTCTGTCTCTGCGTCTAcatttcagtatttttttttctttttctttctgcGCAGCTTTTAAGGGAGACAAAGGCTACTGTTTAtgtactgtgcatgaacagtagccacAAAAGTAGactttttaactcttttttgtGTAtaagtgggtcccgtgcactgttcacgggactcacaaacttcacttttcagcatttttttattaaaaatgggtcccacagtattatttacacatttaaaaattattttgctacagtgttttcagttttcagttttcagcaataagttctatccaaacggactctaagtATAATGGCCCTTGGTTTATAGTTAGTTGAAAGTCACATGCTTAGAACCTAGCATGGGTTACTACTGATTTTAAGTGCATCCACAATTGGAAATGTCATCccattctattttaccatcccaaaaagctactttatcaattatattatactattttacaatatacctaACATCCTAAAACtctattattttaccattttattaaaatattattttttaatctttctttattatttctttccaacagccattttaaaaaaaaaaaaaattcaactattCCAACGGTCACAAcctaccaaatttttttttttcaatttctttccaaCTATTTCAACAacttgccaattttttttttctcaacaacctgtcaattttttttttcaatttctttccaaCTATTTCAACAAcccgccttttttttttttttttgagaaagaaccTACCAAATATCAATGTACTCAAACTTACCAACTTTAAAAATCCACATACAAATAGATTCCATCAAACCTGCCAAATATCAATGTAAAATCCACATACATATTTATAGATGCATCATGTCAAATATTAATGTATTCAACCTACCAATTTTAatgatccacacacacacacacaaatagaacctgccatttttttttttttttttgagaaagaacttGCCAAATATCAATTTACTCAAACTTGCTAACTTTAAAAATCCACGTACGTACATATATATGCAACCTGCCAAATATTAATGTACTCAACCTGCCAACTTAAAAAatccacatacatatatatacatgcaaTCTGCCAAATATCAATATATTCAACTTGCCAATTTTTAAAAtccacatacatacatacatacatacatacatacatatatatatatatatacacacacatgcaacCTGCCAAATTTCAATGTACTCAACCTACCAACTTTAAAAATCTACATACATTTATATAGATACAATCCACGTACATAACTATTAATGTTGTCTTTAGAAGACTCGTACATAtatcaaatttcaataaaaCCCCACATGcatatatcaaatttcaaattcctaCAACTCCCCTTGTAATTGCCATAAATGCTCAATGAGGTCTAATTGGAGTTGAGAATGAATTTCATGGTCTCGAATATATCAATGGGTTTCAATGAACTCCATAATTTCATTTGTGTGCTCCCGTGACAGTTGTATAGTAGGATTGTCATCAATTTGCTCATAATCTAATTCCACCGCTTCATTTACATCTTGCTCATCCTCAACAATCATGTTATGAAGAATTACGCATACTTTCATGATATCTTAGAGCGTTTCACAATAGAAAAATCTTGCAGGTCCACGCTCAATTGCGAATGTTGCTTGAAGCACTCCAAATGCACGCTCTACATCCTTTCTATTCGCCTCTTGGGcttttgcaaataattttcttttttgtcctcGTGGAGATGGAACTTTTTTAACAAATGTTGACCACTTTGGATATATGCCATCAGTAAGGTAGTATCCAATTGTATACTCATGGCCCTTGATTGAGTAATTAACTGCAAGAGCACATCCTTGTTCAAGCTCAGAAAATATAGGAGACCGTTCTAATACATTAATGTCATTATTTGACCCAGATAACCCAAAAAATGCATGCCATATCCAAAGATCAAATGATGCCACTGCTTCCAAAACAATGGTTGGCTCACGAATGTAACCAGAGTACTGACCTTTCCATGCAGCCGGACAATTTTTCCATTTCCAATGCATGCAATCAATGCTCCCTAGCATCCTTGGAAATCTACATCTTTCCCCATTGGCTAAAAGTCTAGCAATATCTTCGTTGTTTAGGGACCTCAAGTATTCCTTGGAAAAAATATCAACCATCGCTTTAACAAATTTTTCCAGACTTTCTATTGCAGTGGATTCTCCAATCCGCACATACTCATCCATAAAATTAGTTGTCACTCCATACGCAATCATCCTTAGTGCAGTTGTTATCTTTTGAAGAGAAGATAAACCGAGTCTTTGGGcattatctcttttttggataaagtaagGTTCATAAGTTTCTACCTTGGGTTGAATACGGAGAAAAAGAGACCGACTCATTTGAAATCTCGTCCGAAATAAATTAGGAGGATATACTGGTGTGTCGGCAAAGTAGTCGGGATAAAGTCTTTTATGGCCTACCAAATGATCACGTTCGATATACTAATGATGTTTACGTTGTGATGTTGAACCCTTAAGAACTCGCCTCATTATCTCATCCTCGTCTGAGTCATCAAATAGCAATTTGCAAAAAAGAGAGCGACCCATAGAGACTACCTTGAAGACAACAGTGTTAGGAAATTATCACTATTATTGCAAAACAAGTAGAGATTACATTATGGAAAGGGAACAAGTAGATATATTATTCGAACAAGTAGATAGATTTAGGAAAATGGAGCTTGCCAACAACTTTTTTTCTCCCATCTAGGAGGACCAGGACTATGCAATTTTCCTAACATCTATGGTTAATAGGTTGCACCTTGGGGTGCTAGTCTTTAATATTGAGCTCTGCACCACAGTGTTTCTTCATGAAATAGTGGCTTTGTCAAGTACATAgtaattatgaaatatatatagctTTTTTCCCTTTCCAGTTGTGTCTCTAGCTTTGTCAATAACATAAAGGCTAGAGTTCGTCTATTGCTTGGCCAGGATGTGTTGTATTTCTTCTGTATATAATTTCATACAATTAATGGGTATGCTTGAACTAGAGGTGAGCTACTAGGGGAGTTTACTTAGTTAGAAACTACTACATTCTTACAGACATATACTAGCTCAGCCTAGTTACGGAAGCAATTTCTAGTATCTTAAACTCAATCTCAAAGTTCTTATGATAAGCAATGCAATAGGTATTACAATATTTACTGCATAAGTTTTACAAATTGATTTATCCATCttataatacaaaaacaaaagaagtaattcaaaattttatttattatattattgatgtaacactaatcatattaatttataaactttttatagtaaaattagtATTAGTATTAGCATTTTCTTCTTATGATACAAGAAAAGCTAGTTTGCAGACAACTCAAACAAGTCTCCCCCACCTCCTCCCTAGTTGTCCCTTCacgagaggaaaaaagaaaaaagaaaagttgaacAGTTGACACTAACTTATTATGTAGTACCTAAACTATTTTTCAATCCattaaagaaaatgaatatTCTGTGATCTTGGACACACAGAACTATATGCTTTATTTCTTATCAGTTAATGGATTATCTACATAAGATTAAATAGGCTCAGGAGACCCTTCAGACTGTGATGTACTTAAGCTGTTGGGGTCCTACTGTACATATAGTATTTGTGTATGATGTTTAAGAAGTTGGAATCGCATGGATATCTATGTTTCATCTTGTATATAATCAGAAGAATATCAAGCAAAAATGAACTGCAAGATTTTGAACAGAATTTGAACACCTCAATTTCAGCATACAATATAGActcaagattttcaaaaatttattggaATTCTTATACATTGCTTGACCTACTTCACGTGGGAAGTCTATTGAACTGCAAGTGAAGTTGCTCGCTATGACATGATACATTAAAAAGATAGACTAGAATCAAACATTTGTATGCAATAAACTATGATCCCCTGTTTCCCATCTCGTTAAGAAAGAGGTCAAGGGCTAAAGCATTTATTAAATGGCTAATATCTCTAGCTTTAATTCAAGTATTAAGCTCTTGTTCACAATATAGTAAAGCCTAAATATTCATTCATgtactaaaatattaattaagaaattgaaacaCTAGCTTGTTCACGAAGATATTACCATTAAATAAGCCAAAAATAGGGAAAGGGCATAAAAAAGTTGTCACTTTCCATTAATTGTGACCATCTAGTTTAGTTAATCAATCTTATTATAAGCAAAAATACATCATCAAACATAGAAAGGACATAAGTTTTTCATATAAGCAAAAATGATGTGATTACATAAGTGGCACAACCTATTGCCAATTGATCAAGTTGGAACAATACTTCATCTACATTTTCCAAACCTACGCTTAAAATAAGCCACTACCAAAATCAGGTTGAAACAAAATATCATCTATATATGCCAAACCCCAACCCTAAAGTAATTTACCACCAAAATAAGGTTACAACAAGACATCATCTCCTTGGGTCAAACCCAACTATTTACTCTAATTGTTGTCTTGCAAGGATTTGATCCATGCTAATGTTAAGCCATGCAGAGACGAGGAGGTTGTCCTTATCTATACTGAAGTTGCCACCACGTTTTGTTGGATTAGAGGTGACAATTTCAACTTCCGGAGACTCTTGGATGGGCATTGAAGTATTTTGAGACCCACTTAAAAATGGTGCCACAAAATCAGAATCCATTTGTAAGATATTAGCATATCGTTTTATGTGTTCTTGTGTATCCATCCCTTTTAAATAGGGAACTTAAAATAGTTAGTATATGAAGTCAATTAGAGCCAACTCACAAAGTCCAAGAGTTCAAGTATTTGTGATAAGTGATTACTACAATTAGAAATACAAACTGAACCAAATCTACAAGAGTTCAGGGCCTTCACATATTATGATTATGCTGAAAACTCAAATCAATTCTTATTTGTATCTTTACAATCAATATAAGCTAATCATAATATTTTGGTGGCAGCTTCTCACGTATAGCAACATCCTACAATATATGTTGACAACTCctaatcaaaaaaatatatgttgacAGCTCCTAATCAATCTATTTCGACTATATATACTACAGTAATTTTTTGTTACAGAAATACTAGCCCTTTACACAGCCAAATATTAATAGAATACAGAAGCAAATATAACTCAAAATATACTCTGCACAATATATCTGCAAACATAGCCCATACATAGCCAACATGTACTAatagaaatcaaataaaacctTAGAGTTTAACACAACAAAAACCACTGATAGAACCTTTGCATACAACATATTAATTTGTTGAAGAAAAAATCAGCAAACAAGAACACcgattatttaataaaattggaATTTTGGTAATTGAATTTGAATCTGAACAAACTTTCTGAAGATGCTAATCAAATAGAGAGCGAAAACCCCTCGTGATGAAGCTGAATCCCACCTCTGCAAATATCAACAACAATTCTTTgatcaaaacccaaacacaaacacaagctaAATCCCCCTTTTTCTTgcagaaagagaaaagaaacacaaatacaaaaactcGACTACATTGATCAAAACCCACCTAGTAAAttgctttgaattttattttgatttgatttgagagACCGATAGAGCTTCATTTTaagattttgcaaaaaaaatcttaatccAAACCCACAAACCCTTAAGAACCCTTGAGAATCTCGGTTTGAAGAGAGAGTGTTGGAGTGAAAAGTTAAATGGGTATCTAGAGTGTTGGGTTTATGAGATGAGTGAATCAGTAAAGGGATTTGGAGATGGGTGAGGGTGAATCGGTATTCGGCAGAGGCTTGGTGACAGGGGCTTGGTGATTCGGAGAGAAAGAGCGAGGCTTGGTGATAGCGGCTTGGTGAttcagagagaaagagagaagcttgacaatggagagagagagagaaaggggatGAGAGAGCAAAAACCCGGTACTGTAGTGAGAGATTAAGGAGCTTGAACGGATTAAAATACACTATTTTGTTTTGGCATAGCGGTATAGTACTATTGCACATTTAAGATGGTATTGTAGTactatgccaaaaaaatttgGCCTTTCCCAGTTTTAGCCATCCAGTTGCTAAGCATGTTTTGGGCTTGAATGCCAAATGTACCTTACATTTGGCATTTGGTAGGCCCACTACTGATGCTCTAATGGACAAAGACTTAAACCAAGTAGTTATTTagtcaatattaaaaaaaatataaactggATAATTAatattgtaaacaaatcaccactGCACGCACATAGAGACTAGCATATACTGacgaaaaaaaaatacaatagaGAAAAACTCTTCAAGGTCATGTTTAGTGGCGGAGTCTAGAATTTATCTTTGGGGGAGCCAATAATAAATGAGatggctaattttttttttctttgtataaaCTACAAAGACAGTTCAATATAGAAATCTAGTACTTTATAACTTATTGGGTATTCATTACTACTTTTCCCATGTATATGAATCCTCTTTACTTGTCCGGCAAGTTAATTATAGGGTTAggtatttctttttgttgttctaATGAGAAACTAGGTTAACACTACTCCATGGAAAATAAAATGCAGGGCAATCTGTGAAGTTTCCAAGAAGTGCCTTATTCTGGACGTTTTTTTAGACTAAATCACACTTAGGATTTTCACTTCAAGTTAGCAAAAAAGCAAAAGTATTATgtaattgttagaaatactgaataagtgtattgtatttctcaagttaTAGAATATACATAAGTGCCTTTACAAAAGAGGCAgagtgtgcagtacaagtaagtgtgttatacaagtaaacaaggtgggcctaaagcccacataCCCTAATACACGTTAACAGCCCCcatcaaactcaaggtggatgtgagaccgaCTTGAGGTtttcaaccaaagtacgaagacgtcccttaggatgtgacttggtgaagatatctgcaagttgatcctTAGAGGAGATTGGGAtcagcttgagagcaccatggacaagataataacgaataaaatgacaatcgatctcgatgtgtttagttcGTTCATAGAAGACaccattgtgagcaatatgaatagCACTctggttgtcacaataaagaggagtaacAGAGGACGTGGACACatctaagtctttgagaagccatcatAGCCAAAGGaactcagatgtggtatcagcaagggcacgatattctgcttcagtactggagcgggccacacgagtttgtttcttgtttcaccaATAAATCAGAGAAGAGctaagaagaaagcaataactagTGTTGGACCTGCGATTAGTGGGATCTCTTGCCCAACCAGCATTAAAAAATGCACTGAGAACAAAAGGAGattgagcagagtagaaaagaccatggaagagagtgccctttaggtattGAAGAATGCGTAGAACAACAACATAGTGGTTGATTGTGGAGCAGACAAATACTGGCTCACTTGGTGAATAGCATAGGAAATTTCTGGATAAgtgacagtgagataaactagacTGCCAACCAAGCGTTTGTAAatagagggattagacaatggtttctcCCCTGAGGGAGTTAGATGCACATTAAGCTCAACtagagtgtcaacagtcttactatcagtgagtccagcttgAGACAAAAGTttagaggcatacttggcttgagtaatataaagttcgtttgtagaatgagtgatttcaagacccaagaagttgttaggatttgtgcccttaaatcctattatatgatgctatgtatgacattatgaatgacttaatgttgtgattaataaagttgttttattattatctaaaataatggtaacatgaatattgagacattatcgtatagtccataagatgcatagtatgtgatttatgtgatttagtcacagaagatataaatcacaagttttttgtaaactcagaattttagttcgtagtcggtgataaaattgagcatttcatctgtgaagactataacatatcaactaagatgatttgtcttgatcatggaaatgaagatttctagttggtatgttgatatgttttaagagttaaaacatattgaactggaccg from Castanea sativa cultivar Marrone di Chiusa Pesio chromosome 11, ASM4071231v1 harbors:
- the LOC142616889 gene encoding uncharacterized protein LOC142616889; the protein is MSRSLFLRIQPKVETYEPYFIQKRDNAQRLGLSSLQKITTALRMIAYGVTTNFMDEYVRIGESTAIESLEKFVKAMVDIFSKEYLRSLNNEDIARLLANGERCRFPRMLGSIDCMHWKWKNCPAAWKGQYSGYIREPTIVLEAVASFDLWIWHAFFGLSGSNNDINVLERSPIFSELEQGCALAVNYSIKGHEYTIGYYLTDGIYPKWSTFVKKVPSPRGQKRKLFAKAQEANRKDVERAFGVLQATFAIERGPARFFYCETL